Proteins from a genomic interval of Fusarium oxysporum Fo47 chromosome I, complete sequence:
- a CDS encoding DASH complex subunit Dad3-domain-containing protein, which produces MDQTQAGGLLDPPELTPLEQEVLDEYERLADNMNKLASVLEHLASNPSTEILDGLRELERKTSLAFTLLKASVYSIVLQQEIDWGDGSTAQ; this is translated from the exons ATGGATCAAACCCAAGCAGGGGGGCTCCTTGACCCTCCTGAGCTCACACCACTCGAGCAAGAGGTTTTAGACGAGTACGAACGCTTGGCCGATAACATGAACAAA CTCGCCAGTGTCCTCGAACATCTTGCTTCGAACCCTAGTACAGAAATTCTTGACGGCCTTCGTGAGCTCGAGCGCAAGACGAGTCTGGCCTTTACTCTTCTCAAAGCCAGTGTTTACAGCATAGTCTTGCAGCAGGAGATTGACTGGGGTGATGGATCGACAGCGCAATGA
- a CDS encoding ras guanine nucleotide exchange factor domain-containing protein has translation LPLSLVAEVATMQPNHVDSQNAHPTSGIAASGPASIDPDIESDSDPLAPANGHRDSVGSIIDDPFFQTYDPAVQAAAVSEDEDQSDGSSVYQSLEDEDHEHLFHDTKGHNFGKAAKQAKRKSGGGKKLKPDSDDNEPSQYWPPPRRESLTATPSSYWSQASPTMESFNIAVIGSTGVGKSSFVQRVLGLSRPPISNASSVRMLVDNNSHAVTLLELDLEYFELNPTQPIQWPKQINGHIVPRVDAALILYDVTNHESVRELPQTLAALTNSGLPASLVACKCETPEAEWQVNAEAIANHQLFKSCVSTYKISSNDTDVAKTCLHTILRAAIAHRRGEYYRQTLANYGLEENGETFSRRRAQSAANLEAPDVGTGRPISQHSKHSRASSDFSLLKGFSNPPINENYRAQSSRSPRQGHIASSNPEAGEMGQAQTLNNMLRTPGIRLDRPSTDSFLDVDESDAESYRYSDDIPILQRNDDNTLDKQAKMAGVTFDELVDRLLAPRLTRIDNNFSDVFLCLYRKFAAPGELFTAILTRLDKVRDDKTAHYLSKTATQLRIIEVVAKWVSLYPGDFARPQTRRNLEEFIRHLSTEPIFSIAAQHMRRHLQFNVVEDDDTGWANSDEASDKLASEILSKDMNELSSGVSVLTVESDMDGRPSGSSEVSLADRSSSVSSQVHFHTFEDYERAASNLEPTDNLPMNKFRYHIFMDIPDDDVADELTRIDWIMFSSIRIRDFVRHVSLSASQKERCKSLRNVNRMINHFNHVAKWVANMILLRDKAKHRALILEKFMNISLKLRQLNNYNGLAAILAGVNGTAIHRLNQTRTLVPAEVQKRFARLGILMGTQKSHFAYRLAWENSSLPRIPFIPLHRRDLVSAEEGSRTFVGTDGDRINWKKFEVLGEVLLPIMKSQSTSYPNLTKHDTARELILGCRMPTDEEDIYQRSVQVESGSGGFAEPPKKKFPWFAKYRLPSYCLGKHGITMSCALRLPTIRVISNQANVELSASASINIDAPDGARHIATIRDLSSAVEDSHLWVARSGACCLEVSIAINGHPILETFRLNAIAEAVSSCEVWGRLGVHLEPNLSCPVQLPGLLSFSLQHPNLSSALVAPVSACTTAFRNLMLSIDVRNVSQEEERPRKCLKTSKRRKKRDKPKERVEGRMESNLLDTLELIDQQAIDSFMSSLNSPCEKGSGNASQTLPREDTITDIKVLKDLQSSSLIEILFEQLMLAPERTYRGYQVWGCGLSYCLTKLAPGVFHMPYLKSISDRAELLPIIATSLASMQHAESPVLRQQVTDLASGYEAYSHPHIAKKGSVDILERKAWEVLLLHVNMPPSTNRRTPKRIMFPTRNSRISGQGLVVPGIQQSIGATDEKAPESGECVHRQSQRTTMMDVSWDIMDDHLDIAKDEEHHEAITDLSLQVVETHQDLWSDATNSPTSMCWPEPWLGETGRLGAGFDTMEFMNVMPPGQAWMRQDIDFATRQDTIVDPANFPSLDHWLICDNQCNLD, from the exons CTACCACTCAGCCTAGTCGCTGAAGTTGCGACAATGCAACCCAATCACGTTGATTCACAGAATGCTCACCCAACTTCAGGCATTGCCGCTTCAGGCCCGGCGTCCATAGACCCCGACATCGAAAGCGACTCCGATCCTTTAGCCCCGGCCAACGGCCATCGAGATTCAGTCGGTTCAATTATTGACGACCCCTTCTTCCAGACCTACGACCCGGCCGTTCAAGCTGCTGCAGTTTCCGAGGACGAGGACCAATCTGATGGAAGTTCGGTCTACCAATCGCTAGAAGACGAGGACCACGAGCATCTTTTTCACGACACAAAGGGGCACAACTTCGGCAAAGCggccaagcaagccaagcgCAAAAGCGGCGGCGGAAAGAAACTGAAGCCCGACAGCGATGATAACGAACCAAGCCAATACTGGCCGCCTCCACGACGAGAATCTTTGACCGCTACACCCTCTTCGTACTGG TCCCAAGCATCACCGACTATGGAAAGTTTCAACATTGCCGTCATCGGTTCCACCGGGGTTGGCAAATCATCCTTTGTCCAGCGGGTCTTAGGCCTGTCTCGGCCACCTATCTCGAATGCTTCCAGCGTCCGCATGCTGGTTGACAACAACTCTCACGCCGTAACTCTACTCGAGCTGGACCTAGAGTACTTCGAATTGAACCCTACGCAGCCCATCCAGTGGCCAAAACAGATCAATGGGCATATCGTCCCCCGCGTCGATGCTGCTCTTATATTATATGATGTCACCAATCATGAATCCGTGCGTGAACTACCTCAGACTTTGG CGGCTCTCACGAACTCTGGTTTACCCGCTAGTCTGGTGGCTTGCAAATGTGAAACCCCTGAAGCAGAATGGCAGGTCAACGCCGAAGCCATTGCGAATCATCAACTCTTTAAATCTTGTGTTTCAACCTACAAAATCTCCTCAAATGACACTGATGTTGCCAAAACGTGCCTTCACACCATCTTGAGAGCCGCAATAGCCCATCGAAGAGGCGA ATATTACCGACAGACTCTTGCTAACTATGGTTTAGAAGAAAATGGCGAAACGTTCTCGCGCAGGCGAGCGCAGTCTGCTGCCAATTTGGAAGCTCCTGACGTTGGCACCGGGCGCCCCATTAGCCAACATAGCAAACATAGTCGAGCAAGCTCCGATTTCTCTTTACTCAAGGGGTTCTCCAATCCACCAATTAACGAAAACTACCGGGCGCAGTCGTCTCGTAGCCCTAGGCAAGGCCATATAGCCAGCTCGAATCCCGAGGCAGGAGAAATGGGCCAAGCGCAAACACTCAATAACATGCTGAGGACTCCTGGCATTCGACTCGATAGACCCAGTACCGATTCGTTCTTGGATGTGGATGAGTCTGACGCAGAATCCTATCGATACTCCGATGACATCCCGATACTTCAAAGAAATGACGATAACACGCTGGATAAGCAAGCGAAGATGGCAGGCGTAACGTTCGATGAGCTAGTTGATCGACTTCTTGCTCCTCGCTTGACAAGAATCGACAACAACTTCTCTGATGTTTTCCTCTGTCTTTATCGCAAGTTTGCAGCTCCTGGTGAGCTTTTTACTGCCATTTTAACCCGACTGGATAAAGTGAGAGACGATAAGACAGCGCATTACCTTTCCAAGACAGCCACACAGCTCCGAATTATCGAGGTGGTCGCGAAATGGGTATCACTTTACCCCGGCGACTTCGCCCGCCCTCAAACTAGACGGAACTTGGAGGAGTTTATCAGGCATCTGAGTACAGAACCGATTTTCTCAATCGCAGCACAACATATGCGACGACACCTCCAATTCAATGTCGTGGAAGATGACGATACAGGTTGGGCAAACTCGGATGAGGCTAGCGATAAGCTCGCAAGTGAGATCTTGTCAAAGGACATGAACGAGCTGTCATCGGGTGTGAGTGTGTTGACGGTGGAGTCGGACATGGATGGAAGACCATCTGGAAGCTCAGAGGTCTCTCTTGCGGACAGAAGCAGCAGTGTCTCGAGCCAGGTGCATTTTCACACGTTTGAGGACTATGAAAGAGCTGCAAGCAACCTGGAACCTACGGACAACTTACCTATGAACAAATTCCGCTACCATATATTCATGGACATCcccgatgatgatgttgcgGACGAGCTGACCAGAATCGATTGGATCATGTTTTCCTCAATTCGAATACGAGATTTCGTTCGACACGTCAGCCTATCCGCGTCCCAAAAGGAGCGTTGCAAGAGTTTACGGAATGTGAATCGAATGATCAACCATTTCAATCATGTTGCCAAATGGGTTGCCAACATGATTCTGCTGCGGGACAAAGCCAAGCATCGAGCGCTAATATTAGAGAAGTTCATGAATATTTCACTCAAGCTGCGGCAACTCAACAACTACAATGGACTGGCAGCCATTCTAGCAGGTGTGAACGGAACGGCCATTCATCGATTAAATCAGACGAGAACACTAGTACCAGCAGAAGTCCAAAAGCGGTTTGCGCGGTTGGGCATATTGATGGGAACTCAGAAGAGTCATTTCGCCTACCGCCTAGCCTGGGAAAATTCTTCCCTCCCCCGGATTCCTTTCATCCCCCTTCATCGAAGAGACTTGGTGTCAGCAGAGGAGGGAAGCAGAACATTTGTCGGTACAGATGGAGATCGCATCAATTGGAAGAAGTTTGAGGTTCTGGGAGAGGTCTTGCTACCAATCATGAAGAGCCAGAGTACATCATACCCAAATCTAACCAAGCACGACACTGCAAGAGAACTGATTCTGGGTTGTCGCATGCCAACGGATGAAGAG GACATTTATCAGCGAAGTGTGCAAGTTGAAAGTGGCTCAGGGGGTTTCGCTGAGCCGCCTAAGAAGAAGTTCCCATGGTTTGCAAA GTATCGACTCCCCTCCTATTGCCTGGGTAAGCATGGAATAACGATGTCGTGCGCGTTGCGACTCCCCACTATTCGTGTGATTTCAAATCAGGCAAATGTCGAATtgtcagcttcagcatcgaTCAATATCGATGCCCCTGATGGCGCACGGCATATTGCAACGATCAGAGATCTCTCCTCGGCAGTGGAAGATTCTCATCTTTGGGTTGCTCGGTCCGGTGCTTGTTGCCTTGAGGTTTCTATTGCAATTAATGGGCATCCGATCCTTGAGACTTTCCGTCTCAATGCCATCGCCGAGGCAGTCAGCAGTTGCGAG GTTTGGGGTCGCCTGGGCGTTCATCTAGAGCCTAACCTGTCATGTCCAGTTCAGCTACCTGGACTTCTATCTTTCTCGCTCCAGCACCCAAATCTCTCATCGGCTCTCGTTGCCCCAGTTTCCGCCTGTACCACCGCATTTCGGAATCTAATGTTGTCGATCGATGTGCGCAACGTgtctcaagaagaagaacggcCTCGAAAGTGTTTAAAGACGAGCAAGCGGCGGAAGAAGAGGGACAAGCCAAAGGAAAGGGTCGAAGGCCGTATGGAGAGCAATCTGCTAGACACTCTGGAGCTGATCGACCAACAAGCTATTGACAGCTTCATGTCCAGTCTCAACTCCCCATGCGAGAAAGGGAGCGGGAATGCATCGCAGACTCTCCCCAGGGAGGATACCATTACGGACATTAAAGTATTGAAAGACCTGCAGTCATCGTCCTTAATCGAAATTCTCTTTGAGCAGTTGATGCTGGCGCCAGAGAGAACGTATAGGGGCTACCAAGTCTGGGGCTGTGGACTCAGTTACTGCCTCACCAAGCTTGCGCCGGGAGTATTTCATATGCCTTATCTCAAG AGCATATCGGACCGCGCCGAACTACTACCCATCATTGCCACATCCTTAGCAAGTATGCAGCATGCCGAATCCCCGGTGCTCAGACAGCAAGTGACTGATCTAGCATCAGGCTACGAGGCTTATTCTCACCCGCATATTGCAAAAAAAGGCTCTGTGGACATACTGGAGAGAAAGGCCTGGGAGGTGCTTCTTCTACATGTCAATATGCCTCCATCAACAAATAGGAGAACGCCAAAAAGAATCATGTTCCCGACCCGAAATTCTCGCATTTCGGGCCAAGGGTTAGTTGTTCCTGGGATACAGCAGTCAATTGGAGCGACGGATGAAAAGGCGCCAGAATCAGGCGAATGCGTGCATCGACAAAGTCAGAGGACTACAATGATGGATGTAAGCTGGGACATCATGGATGATCACCTCGATATTGCGAAGGATGAGGAGCATCACGAAGCAATAACGGATTTAAGTCTCCAAGTTGTCGAAACGCATCAGGATCTATGGAGTGATGCTACAAATAGCCCAACCTCCATGTGTTGGCCAGAGCCATGGCTTGGTGAAACTGGTCGGCTTGGAGCTGGTTTTGACACAATGGAATTTATGAATGTGATGCCACCTGGGCAAGCTTGGATGAGGCAGGATATTGACTTcgcaacaagacaagataCAATAGTCGACCCAGCAAACTTCCCAAGTCTGGACCACTGGCTGATCTGCGACAATCAGTGTAACTTAGACTAA